A part of Miscanthus floridulus cultivar M001 chromosome 6, ASM1932011v1, whole genome shotgun sequence genomic DNA contains:
- the LOC136456632 gene encoding ABC transporter G family member 25-like, translated as MDIGVMWWRSTPLAVQDRLGLLFFVSIFWGVFASFSAVFAFPQERPVLARERASGMYAISSYFMSRMAGDLPMELALPTAFTVVVYLMAALNPSPAAFALTLAVILGYVLVVEGLGLAVGAVMMDAKRASTLVTVVMLAYLLTGGFYVHNVPGFMVWAKYTSFTYYCYRLLIAVQCGGHLKRLLPPKAVDDKAGRGACVAALVAMFFGYRLLAYLALCRIRK; from the coding sequence ATGGACATAGGTGTCATGTGGTGGCGGTCCACGCCGCTGGCGGTGCAGGACCGGCTGGGCCTGCTTTTCTTCGTCTCCATCTTCTGGGGTGTCTTCGCCTCCTTCAGCGCCGTGTTCGCCTTCCCGCAGGAGCGGCCGGTCCTCGCCCGCGAGCGAGCGTCGGGGATGTACGCGATCTCCTCCTACTTCATGTCGCGCATGGCGGGGGACCTGCCCATGGAGCTCGCCCTGCCCACGGCGTTCACCGTCGTGGTGTACCTCATGGCTGCGCTCAACCCTTCCCCCGCCGCGTTCGCGCTCACGCTGGCCGTGATACTGGGCTACGTGCTCGTCGTCGAGGGCCTGGGACTCGCCGTGGGCGCCGTCATGATGGACGCCAAACGCGCGTCCACGCTGGTGACGGTGGTCATGCTGGCGTACCTCCTCACCGGCGGGTTCTACGTCCACAACGTGCCGGGGTTCATGGTGTGGGCCAAGTACACGTCCTTCACCTACTACTGCTACCGCCTACTCATCGCCGTGCAGTGCGGCGGGCACCTCAAGCGCCTGCTCCCGCCCAAGGCCGTCGACGACAAGGCCGGGCGGGGCGCATGTGTCGCCGCGCTCGTCGCCATGTTCTTCGGCTATCGGCTGCTGGCGTACCTCGCGCTGTGCCGCATCAGGAAGTGA